The Microbacterium sp. zg-Y1090 sequence GACACCGCGATGCCCGCCTCAGCCGGCTGCACGATGTCCTCGATGGTCTCGTCGATCATCTCGGCGAACGCCTCGGCGTCTTCCCGCAGCTGTTCCGCGGTGCGCGCGAGCGCTTCGGCGACTCCCGGGCCGAGTTCAGTCTCGAGCACCGGCAGCACCGTCTCGCGCACCCGCACGCGGGCGAAGCGCGGGTCGGTGTTGTGGGGGTCGTCCCAGGGTTCGAGGCCGGCGGCCGCGCAGGCGGCCCGGGTGATGGCGCGGCGCACCCCCAGCAGCGGCCGCACCCAGCGCAGACCGCTGTCGTCGCGGCGCACCGTGGCCATGCCGGCCAGGCTCGTCGCGCCCGATCCGCGGGCGAGGCCCAGCAGCACCGTCTCGGCCTGATCGTCGAGGGTGTGGCCGAGGAGCACCGCGGCTGCGCCGGTGGAAGCGGCGGCCGCGGCGAGCGCGCGGTACCGGGCGTCGCGCGCGGCGGCCTCGGGGCCGCCCGGCGCGGCGGGGTCGATGGTCACCGCGACGACCGTCGCGTCGATGCCGAGCGCTGTCGCGGCGGCTGCGGCCTGGGCGGCGACAGCGCCGGACCCGGGTTGCAGACCGTGGTCGATGGTCACACTGCGCACGCGCAGGCCGAGCTTCGGCGCCTCGAACGCCGCGGCGGCGGCCAGGGCCAGCGAGTCGGCGCCGCCGGAGAGGGCGACCACGACCTCGCCGCGCCCGGTATCTCCGCTTCCACCGCCGTCCCCGCCCGACGGTGCCGCGGCGGCGATCGGCTGCAGCGCCGCGCGCACGGCGCGGCGGATCTCGGCGACGGCAGGGCTCAGCGAGGGCACGCGACCACGCTAGCCCGCGCACGGCGCCGGGCGGGCGGAGGCGCCGGCCACGTGCCGGCGTGCACAACGTCGTCAATCCGCCGGCCGGGGACGCCCCACAGGCCAGAGACGGGCCGCCACCGACCGGCGTCGCGACGCTGTGCACGCGGCACCGCGCGCACGCAGCGCCGGATGGGTCGAAGGCCATCGGCCGCGGCTGGATCCGGGCTGGCGGGTACGGACGCCACCGCGTGCAGAAGGTCGGTGATCCGCGGGCCGGCAGCGCCGCATGGTCCCGATACGGGCCGCCGCCCACCGGCGTAGCGACGTTGTGCACGCGGCCCCGTGCACACAGCGGCGCCGAACGCCCCGCTACCCGACGGAATCACCCGCCACCGGCCGTTTCACACCCGGTTCACGCCCACGGACGGGTTCAAGCTCCCGGGTGTGCCGACTAGGCTGGTCGCCGCATCCCACCCACCTCTTGAAGGAGCACCAGCATGGGCGCGTACGACGCCGTCATCGAGATCCCGCGCGGCAGCCGCGTGAAGTACGAGGTCGACCACGGCACCGGCCGGGTGTACCTGGACCGTGTGCTGTTCACCCCCATGGGCTACCCCGCCAACTACGGGTTCTTCGAGAACACCCTCGGCGAGGACGGCGACCCGCTCGACGTGCTGGTGCTGCTGGACCGCGACCTCTACCCCGGCGTCATGGCGAAGGTGCGCCCCGTCGGCGTGCTGAAGATGAGCGACGAGGCCGGCGGCGACGACAAGGTCGTGGCCGTGCTCGCGAAGGACCCCCGCTGGGCCCACATCCAGGACGTCGGCGACCTCGACGACTGGACCAAGAACGAGATCAACCACTTCTTCGAGCACTACAAGGACCTGGAGCCCGGCAAGTGGGTCAAGGTCGACGAGTGGGCGGATGCCGCCGAGGCCGAGCGCCTGGTGAGCGAGGCGTTCACCCGCTTCGAGGAGCACGAGGGCGAGACCCGCACCCAGGGTGAGGGCGAGGCTCCCCGCACCGTCTGACGACGGCGGGTTCTGCGAAGGGCGGGTGCTGCGGCATCCGCCCTTCGTCGTTGTCAGACCGAGATGCCGCGGTTGCGCAGGAACGGTGCGGGGTCGATGCGCACGCCGCCGGAGTAGATCTCGAAGTGCAGGTGGCATCCCTGCGAGATGCCGGTGTCGCCGGCGTAGGCGATCACCTGGCCGGCGGAGACGTTCTGGCCGTACCCGACGGCGAAGCCGCCGTGGCGGATGTGCGCGTACGCGCTGACGATGCCGCCACCGTGGTCGATCTGCACGTAGTTGCCCCAGCTGGGCGTCCATGCGGCGAAGACCACGCGGCCGGCGGCGGCAGCGTAGATCGAGGCGCCGCAGCCGTTGGCGAAGTCGATGCCCTTGTGGCCGGACGTGCAGTATCCGTTGGAGCAGATGGTGCCGCGGTTGCCGAACCAGGAGCTGATCCAGCCGCCGTGGGGCCGGACCCAGCCTTGGCCGCCGCCGGAACCGCCGGGGGCGCCGCCTCCGCCACCGCCTCCGCCGCCACCACCGCCACCGCCACCACCGCCACTGGCGGGCGGCCGGGCTGCGTTCTCGCGAGCGATGCGCTCGGCTTCTTCGCGGGCGCGACGCTCGGCTTCTGCGGCTGCCTCGCGCGCCTTGCGCTCCCGCTCTTCGCGGGCTTTGCGCTCGGCCTCAACGCCCGCCTGGTAGCCGGCCACGGTCTTCGCCGTATTGTCCTTGAGCGCGGCGAGCTGGGCCTGCAGGGTGCCGAGGTGCTCAGTCTGGGCGGCCAGTGCGGCCTGAGCCGCCTCTGCAGCCGCCTGCGCCTGCACCATCGCGGCTTCGGCCTGCTTCTTCAGCTCGTCGCGTGCTTCACGGGCGACGGATGCCTGATCGCTGAGGCTCTGCGCATTGTCGCGGGCGCTGACGGCGTCGGTGTAGACGGCCTGGTTCGCGGCGAGGAGCTTGTCCATCGTGCCGAGGCGGGCGAGCAGATCGTCGGCGGTTGCGGCGGAGCCGGAGAAGAACAGCTCCAGGGATGTGTCGTCGCCGCCGTTGCGGTAGAGCTGCGCGGCGACGCGTCCCGCCTTCTGAGCGGCTTCGAGGGCTCGCGCCTGTTCGGCATCCGCCTGCGCCTGCAGCGACTCGGCGCGCTCGACGGCCGCCTCGTAGGCCTCCTGCGCCGCGAGGTAATCGAGCGCCAGCCGCTCGGCCTCGGCCTGCTTGTAGGCGACGTCGGCGGTGAGGTCGTTGATCAGCTTCTCGATGCGACCGATCTCGGCACCCTTGGCCGCCTCGTTCTGCTTCGCGCGCTGCACGTCGTCCCACGAGGGGTATCCGGCGGCGAAGGCGATCGGGGCGAAGGGCGCCGCGAGGGCGCCGGCCGCGATCAGGCCGAAGGCGCCGACCGTCAGTGCGCCGCGCCGGGTGACACCGCTGGCGAGGGCGCGCTGCTCCGCGGGCGTGGGACCGCAGCCGCATTCCTCGGGGTCGTCGATGCGACGGAAACGCACGCAGCACCTCATCTCTTCGCCTGTTGGGGGGAGTCGAAGACGATCTTCACAGTAGCAACAGGAGTCACATCCGCAACGGCTCACGCGGCATCCACCAGGGGTGAGGACGGATGCCGTCACGCCCATCGTGGGCCCTCGCGGGCCCGCCGGCGGACACGACGCGCCCTCGATTGGCGTTTTGGCCCAGCAATGCATATGCTTGAGCGTCGGTAAGCGTGAGCACCGGGTTCGTCCCACAGGGTTCACTCGGCCCCATCGTTTAGCGGCCTAGGACGCCGCCCTTTCACGGCGGTAGCACGGGTTCGAATCCCGTTGGGGTCACACCTACAATTGAATATGCATGGCCCTGTAGCGCAGTTGGTTAGCGTGCCGCCCTGTCACGGCGGAGGTCGCGGGTTCAAGTCCCGTCAGGGTCGCTCCAGAGCGACGGGCCCTTTTTCGGAAGGGCCCTTCGTCTCGGACGCGGCAGTCATCGCACGGCCGCGCGGCTCTGTAGCTCAGTTGGTAGAGCGCACGACTGAAAATCGTGAGGTCACGGGATCGACGCCCGTCGGAGCCACAAGGATGACCGTTACAGTCATCCCAGAAACCCTCGCCTAGCTTCTACATGGCGGGGGTTTCGCTTTTCCCTGGTGAGATCGGTTTCTGTTCCGGTCGTGGCAAGCCAAGTCCCCGGGCGTTGAGCGAGCGAAGCGAGACGAAACGCACTGATCGGATGCGTTCAGGACAACTTCGGCTGGCGCTTGGGCCGGCCTGGGGCCGGTTGGCACCCGAATTTGCGCGCGGTGAACGCATCTGGGAATCGTCGTCCGGCATCGATGCTCCTGGGTCGTGGGGCTGCGGTCTCCGTCGTCGGAGATGGTCATGGTGGCGCCAGCGTCTCACGGATCGCCGTGCGCCGACCGGATCCTCTCCGGTTTCGGCCATCGACGCCCGCCCGACCTCGCCGCCACCGGTGAAACGTCGCCGCAACGTCATGCGGATAGCGTTCGCTCATGATCCCGATGGAGAACCTCGTCGCCTTCCTGGCCGCGTCGGTGATCATCATCGTCATCCCCGGGCCGAGCGTGCTCTTCGTCATCGGTCGCTCGCTGGCCCTCGGCCGTCGAGCCGGCGTGCTCAGCATGGTGGGCAACGCCCTGGGCACGATCCCCGCGGTGGTGGCCGTCGCGTTCGGTGTGGGTGCGATCGTCGCGTCGTCGGTCGTCGCCTTCACCGTGATCAAGATCGTCGGCGCCCTCTACCTGGTGCACCTCGGGCTGCAGGCTCTTCGTCATCGGCATGCGTACGCGCAGGGCGGCGGGCGGATGCCGGCATCCGCCTCGGGCCTGCTTCTGCAGGGCTTCACCGTCGGAGCGACCAACCCCAAGACGATCGCCTTCTTCGTCGCGGTCCTCCCCCAGTTCGTCGCCCCCGCAGCAGGCGCGGTCTGGGTGCAGCTTCTGCTGCTGGGCCTCACCTTCCAGCTGCTGGCGCTCGTCTGCGACAGCGTGTGGGCACTCGCGGCCGGAAGCGCGCGCACGTGGTTCGAAGGATCGCCGCGGCGGCTGTCGACGCTCTCCGCGGCAGGCGGAGTGATGATGATCGGGCTCGGTGGGGCTCTCGCCTTCACCGGATCCTCGGGGTGACGCGGATCGGCTGAGCCCCCCGCTCGCTCCAGACACAGCAGCGCCGTGGCGGAGCCGATTCGGGCTCCGCCACGGCGCATGGGGTGCTGCTCGCGTAGCCGGGTGTCCGGCGGGCGACGGTCAGACCGTGGCCAGCGGCTCCGTCTTGCGGGAGACCGGCCGGGCGGCCGGCGCCTCAAGAGGAACGTTCGCCTCGCGCACCTCCTGGTACTGGGGCAGCTCGGTGTAGAGCTCGTCGCGCAGGGGGTTCTTGCGCAGCTTGATGATCGTGCGCAGCTGGTAGGCCGCCACGGCGATGTTGGCCGCCAGCGAGATGGCCGAGACCACGAACAGCGCGGTCGGGTTGTGCGACGACTGCACGGCGAACGGCGACGAGGTCACGAAGGTCGGCACCGCCATGGTGAACATCATCCACAGGGCCAGGGTGTGGGCACGGTGCTGCAGCCAGGCGCCCTTCTTGATGAAGAATGCGGGGATGGTGCAGGAGATGAGCAGGGCGGCACCGGCGTAGAACGAGTGGTCACCGACGCAGTTGTAGACGTAGGCGAAGTTCCAGAGGTCGTAGGCGATGACCCAGAACCACATCATGTCGGGCCAGATCATGTCCTTCGACTTGTCACGCGACACGATGATGCCGGCCCAGCCGCAGATGGTGACGAGGTTCAGGATGCCGGCAATGGCGTTCATGTAGTTCCAGGGGCCGCCGACCATGAAGACGCCGTCGTGCATACCCTGCAGGCCGGCCACCTCGAAGTCGCGGATGACGGCCTCGCCGATGTTGATCGCGAGGATCAGCGGGGGGAACAGCAGCATCCAGCGGTTCGCCGCCAGGCGCGGCACGTAGCGGATGAGCATGAAGCCGAGGCATCCGATCAGGGCCGAGTAGACCTTCACCCAGTGGAACCAGGTGCCCGTCGACGACCCCTCGCCGGCCGTGTTCGGCCACACGAAGATCGTCAGGAAGATCGGCAGCGCCACGAAGAAGGCGATGCCGGCCCACTTCCAGCGGCGCGTCACCTCGTTCAGCGCAATGAGGGCGACCAGGACGACGCCGAACATCGCCCAGGAGTACCAGGGAATCGATTCGTACAAGAACATGTGTGTGGACCTCTCCTCAGCGGCCCGCCGGACGCGTGCCGTCCGGTTAACTAAGGTAGAAATCTGCGCTCACCACGTCATTAGACAATTCGTGTGATGTGTCCAGTCGCGCCGGGCGCTACCGTGAGGCATGGCCGAAAGCGCCGATCCGCAGCACCGCTCCGATGCGCGCCGCGCCCTCGCGGCCGCGCTGAAAGCCCGGCTGCGCACCGAGCCGCTGGACAAGGTGACCGTCACCGAGCTCACCCGCGACTGCGGGCTGACCCGGCAGGCGTTCTACTACCACTTCGCCGATGTGCGCGGCCTCGCGGTGTGGGTGTTCGAGACCGAGGTGGCCGGCCGCGTCCGCTCCTTCGCGTCGGATCTGGGCTGGGCCGACGGCCTCGTGCGCCTGATGCTGTACATGCGCGAGAACCGTGCCGCGACGCTCGCGGTGCTCGACGGGCTGGGCCGCTCGGGGCTCGAGCGCTTCCTGTTCGCGCAGATGCGTCCGATCACCGAGTCGGTGGTGGACCGGGAAGGCGCTCCCGCCCGCCCCCAGGACCGCGTGCTGGTGGTCGACTTCTACACCTCGGCGGTGCTCGCCGTGGTGCTGCGGTGGGTCTCGGACGGCATGGTCGAGCACCCGTACCGTGTGGTCGGCGACCTCGAGATCATGCTGCACGGCGCGGTGCACGAGTCGGTGCACCGCCTCGATGCGCGCGCCCTCGACGCGCAGGAGCGTCGGACGAAGTAAGAAGGAGCTCCGGCGTGAGCGCGTCGTGACGGATCGGCAGCGAGGGCGATCATGTCGACATCGACTGACGTGGGCCGGTCGGGCCTGTGCCGACCGGCCCACGCGGGTCAGGCGTTGAGCGCGGCGTACACCGCCCGGGTGTAGGCGTCGGACCGCGGTGACCCGATGAGCCCAGGCGACATCCGGTTCATCACGTACGCGAAGGTCATGCGGCGATCGGCGTCCGCGATGACGATCGAGCCGCCCCAGCCGCCCCAGAACGCGACCCGGCCTTCGGGGATCGCGGGCGTGGATGCCGGGTCGGACACCGCGTACCCGAGCCCGAAACGCAGCGGGACGCCGAGCACCAGATCCACTCCCTGGGTGTGCTCGGCGAACACCCGGTCGATCGTCGCCGGCGACAGCAGCCGGATGCCGGATGCCTCGCCGCCCTGCGCGATGAGCGAGTTGAGCAGGGCGACGGCCCGCGCGTTGCCCTGCCCGCCGGCGCCGCCGATGCCTGCCGCCCGCCACGGTCGCGTCCAGGTGATCTCGGCTGCGAGGCCCGGTCCGGTGTACGTCTTGAACGCGGGCGAATCCGGCGGGAGCAGCTCCAGGCCCTGCGGCGGCGGGGGCGGGACGACATTGCTGACGCGGTGGTCCTCGCTCTCGGGCAGGCCGAGCCAGAAGTCCGCCCCGAGGGGCCCGGTGAGCTCGTCGGCGACGAACTGGCCCAGGGTGCGCCCGGTGACCCGGCGCACCACTTCGCCGATGAGCGTGCCGTAGTTCAGCAGGTGGTAGCCGCTGGCGAGCCCGGCCGGCCACCAGCCGGGCTGCGCCGCGAGCCGCGCCGCCGCGGCCTCGTCGTCGAGGATGTCGGCGGCCTCGACAGGCTGCGCCCAGCCGGAGACGCCCGAGGTGTGGTTCAGCAGGTGCCGCACGAGCACCTGCTCCTTGCCTGCGGCGGCGAACTCCGGCCAGTACTGCGCCACCGGAGCGTCGGGGTCGAGCTCCCCGCGGTCGATGAGCAGCAGCGCGGCGAGCGCGGCGACGGTCTTCGAGATCGACCAGACGTTCGTGATCGTGTCCCGCTGCCAGGGCGACGTGCGTTCCGGGTCGGCCCACCCGCCCCACAGGTCGACGACGGGCTCGCCGTCGACGATGACGGCCAGTGAAGCGCCGAGCTCCTCCCCCGACTCGAGCTGGCGGGCGAACTCGTCGCGGAGTCCCGCGAAGCGGTCGTCCACATGCCCTTCGAGGGGTGCGGCGGGAACGGTCGGCTGAACTGTGGTGGACATCGAGCCTCCTTGCTCGTTGCGTGTGCCGTCGCGCCGGGACGGCCGAGTGCAGAGAGCATACCGCGCAGTCGGTTTCTTCTGTCCAGTGCGGAATCAGAGCGGGATCGAGGACCGCCGGGAGCACCCCTCCCTGTGCACCGCGCCAGCCGCGTCCGGACGAAAGGGATACCCTGTAAGCCCCACCAGCAGACGACAGGACGACGGATGGATCTGACGATCATCGTCCCGACCTACAACGAAGGTCCGAACGTCGTCGAACTGCTCCGCCGTATCGGCGCGGTGCTGGATGGGCGTGACTTCGAGGTGCTCTTCGTCGACGACTCCACCGACGACACCCCCGCGATCGTGCGGGCCGCGGCGGCCGCGTCACCCTTCCCCGTGCGGCTGCTGCACCGCGACCGCCCGGTGGACGGGCTCGGCGGAGCGGTGCTCGAGGGCTTCCGCATGGCACGCGCGCCCTGGTGCCTGGTCATGGACGGCGATCTGCAGCATCCGCCCGAGGCCATCCCGTCGCTTCTCGAGCGAGCGGATGCCGGCGACGTCGACATCGTGGTGGCCTCCCGCTACGCCGCAGGGGGCACGTCCACCGGACTGGCCGATGCCACGCGTACGACGGTCTCGCTCGCGTCGACGCTGCTGACCAAGTCGATGTTCCCCCGCAAGCTCGCGGGGTGCTCCGACCCGATGACCGGGTTCTTCCTCGTCGACCGCGGCGCGCTCGACCTCGACGCCCTGCACCCGCGCGGATTCAAGATCCTGCTGGAGATCCTCGCCCGACGGCAGCTGCGCATCGGCGAGGTGCCGTTCAGCTTCGCGCAGCGCCACGCCGGCGCGTCGAAGGCGTCGTTCCGTCAGGGACTGCGCTTCCTCACGCAGCTCACCGCGCTGCGGTTCGGCCGCATGTCGGCCTTCGCCCTGGTCGGCGGGTTCGGCGCCGTGGTGAACCTCGCCATCATGTGGGGGCTGATGCGCCTGGGCGTCGAGTACGTCGTGGCCGCCGTCATCGCCAGCGAGGTGACGATCATCGGCAATTTCCTGCTGCTGGAGTACCTCGTCTTCGCGGACATGCGGGCCGAGTCGGGGCTCATGCGGCATCGGTTCGCCAAGTCGTTCCTTTTCAACAACGCCGAGGCGATGATCCGCATCCCCGTGCTGTGGCTGCTGGTGGAAGCGACACACATCTCGGCCGTGCTGGCGGCCGCCCTCACCCTCATCGCCGCGTTCATCGTGCGGTTCGTCTTCCATGCCCTCGTCGTCTACGCCCCGCGCCGCAGCACCCGGGCGGCGGCAGCGGCGGCCGCCCGGCGCCGAGTGCGCCTGGGCGCCGAGCGCTGACGGCCCCTCCCGCGAAATCCCGGCTCGCGGATTCCCGGCCCGCGGCATCCCTGCCCGCGGCATCCCTGCCCCCGGCATCCCGCCCGCCGAGCCGACACCCAGTTCACCGCCATAGGCTGGGCGCATGACCGAGCAGACCGCCTCCCTCACCGTGTTCGGCGCCGACTGGTGCCGAGACTGCCGTCGCACCAAGGCACAGCTGGACTCGTTGGGTGTGACGTACACCTACATCGACCTCGAGGCCGACCCCGCCGCAGCCGACGTCGCGCGTGAGATCTCCGGCCGCATGAACATCCCCGTCGTCGTATATCCGGATGCCACCTTCCACGTCGAGCCCGCCAACTCCGACGTGGAAGCCAAGCTGCGCGAACTCTCGCTGGTCTGACCGCGGCACCGCCATGGGCACGGGAGCGACACCGCACGGCTTGAGCCGCGAGACCGTCGCCCGCTACGCCGCCGGGTCGATCGGCACGGGGGGCTTCGCCACCCTGCCCGGCCTGGTGCTGACCTACTACCTCACCGACAACCTCGGCGTCACGGCCCTGCTGGCCGGAGTGATCGTCACCGCGGCGAAGGTGTGGGACGTGGTCGTGGACCCGCTCATCGGGGTGTGGACGGACCGCGACCTCGCCCGTCATGGTTCGCGCCGTCGACTCATGGCGCTCGGCGCCCTGACGCTGCCGATCTTCTTCGCACTGACCTTCGCGGCACCGCCGGAACTGGGACCCACCGTCGCAGCCGTCTGGGTGCTCGTGGCGTTCGTGCTGACGGCGACGGCGTTCAGCCTGTTCCAGGTGCCCTACGTCGCCCTCCCCGCCGAGCTCACCGACGGCTACGACGCCCGCACGAGGCTGCTGACCTGGCGCGTGGTCGTGCTGACCTTCGCGATCCTGCTGTTCGGCGCGGGCGGACCTCTGCTGCGCGGCATCACCGGCGACCCGACCACCGGGTACCTCGTGATGGGGATCGTGGCCGGCGTCGTGCTCGGCGCGGGCATGCTCGTGGCGACGGGCGTCGCCGGACGCGCACGGTCGCGCCGCTCGGCGATGACCGCCGCCGGGACCTCGGCCGCCGAGCAGGCCGCGCTGACGGCGGATCGCGCCGGCGACGACCGCACGCCGCGCTTCAGCCGCGACGCCTCCACCCCCGGCGGCGGCGCCCGCGACAATTTCCGCGCCGGGTTCGAGGCGCTGCAGCGCAGCCCGGCGTTCCGCGCCCTGCTCGCGACCTACTTCCTGCAGGCGCTCGCAACCGGCATGATGCTCGCCGGCGCCCAGTACCTCGCCACCTGGGTGCTGCGATCGGAGGATGCCGTCAGCCTGCTGTTCGTCGCCCTGATCGCCCCCGCCCTGCTCGCCGCCCTGGGCTGGGGCCGCATCGCGCGCCGGGTCGGCAAGGAGCGCGCGTTCGCCTTCGCCGCCGTCCTGTTCGCCCTCGCGTCGCTGTCGACGGTGTGCGCCCTCTGGTCCCCGGGCGCCTGGATCTACGCGCCCGTCGCCGTCGCCGGCATCGCCTACGCCGGCATGCAGTCGCTGCCCATGGCGATGCTCCCCGACGTGATCGCGCACGACGCGCGGCTGTTCGGCCCCGGACGCGCCGGGGCGTTCGGCGGCATGTGGACGGCGGGCGAGACCGCCGGTTTCGCGCTGGGCGCCGGCGCGCTGGCCGTGGTGCTCGCCGTCACGGGGTACGTGGCGAGCGTCGCCGGCCAGTCGGTGACGCAGCCCGAGGCCGCCCTCGACGGCATCGTGCTGAGCTTCAGCGTCGTCCCCGCCGCACTGGTCGCGGTGAGCCTCGTCACCCTCGCCGGATACCGGCTGCGCCGCCGAGACATCGAGTGACGGCGGCGCCCGCCCCACGCCCCCGATCTAAGCTGGGAGTCCCGACCCGAGGAGCGCACCCCGTGGCATCCGCCCCCTCCCCCGCACGCGACACCGCCCCCGGCCTCTCCGACGCGCAGCGCGCGCCGCTGGACACCGCCGTGGCCGAACTGGCGACCGGCACGCGGGTCTGGGCGCGACTGACGCTCGCCCAGCGTCGCAAGATGCTGCAGCGCATCCGCGCGGCCGTGGTGTCGGTCGCCGAGGAGTGGGCCGACGTCGCCGCGACGTCGAAGGACCTCGAGCCCGGGCATCCGCTGCGGGGCGAGGAGTGGCTGTCGGGCCCCTATGCCGCCCTGGTCGCGCTCGATGCGTACATCGAGACGCTCGGCGCGCTCCTGCGCGGCGCCAGCCCGCTCGACGGGCTGAAGGTCGACGAGGCGCCCGGCGGACGGGTGCGCGTGCACGTGCTGCCGACCTCCGGCATCGACGCCCTGCTGCTGTCGGGCTACACCGGCGAAGTGTGGCTGCAGCCGGGCGTCAGCGCCGGTGAGGCGGCCCGCACCGCAGGCCTCGGTCAGCTTCCCGGCGCCCCCGAGGGCGGCGTGGGGCTCGTGCTGGGAGCCGGCAACGTCACCGCGATCCCCTTCCTCGACGTGCTGTACGAGCTGCTCGCGTTCAACCGCGTCACGCTGCTGAAGGTCAACCCCACCCAAGACGACCTGGTGCCGGTCTACGAGCGGGCGCTGGCGCCCCTCATCGGCGCGGGCCTGCTGCGCATCGTGCGCGGCGGCGGCGATGTGGGGGCCTACCTGACGACGCATCCCGG is a genomic window containing:
- a CDS encoding LysE family translocator; its protein translation is MIPMENLVAFLAASVIIIVIPGPSVLFVIGRSLALGRRAGVLSMVGNALGTIPAVVAVAFGVGAIVASSVVAFTVIKIVGALYLVHLGLQALRHRHAYAQGGGRMPASASGLLLQGFTVGATNPKTIAFFVAVLPQFVAPAAGAVWVQLLLLGLTFQLLALVCDSVWALAAGSARTWFEGSPRRLSTLSAAGGVMMIGLGGALAFTGSSG
- a CDS encoding inorganic diphosphatase → MGAYDAVIEIPRGSRVKYEVDHGTGRVYLDRVLFTPMGYPANYGFFENTLGEDGDPLDVLVLLDRDLYPGVMAKVRPVGVLKMSDEAGGDDKVVAVLAKDPRWAHIQDVGDLDDWTKNEINHFFEHYKDLEPGKWVKVDEWADAAEAERLVSEAFTRFEEHEGETRTQGEGEAPRTV
- the tilS gene encoding tRNA lysidine(34) synthetase TilS, giving the protein MPSLSPAVAEIRRAVRAALQPIAAAAPSGGDGGGSGDTGRGEVVVALSGGADSLALAAAAAFEAPKLGLRVRSVTIDHGLQPGSGAVAAQAAAAATALGIDATVVAVTIDPAAPGGPEAAARDARYRALAAAAASTGAAAVLLGHTLDDQAETVLLGLARGSGATSLAGMATVRRDDSGLRWVRPLLGVRRAITRAACAAAGLEPWDDPHNTDPRFARVRVRETVLPVLETELGPGVAEALARTAEQLREDAEAFAEMIDETIEDIVQPAEAGIAVSAAALAANPPALRQRIIRHVVASEFGASLTRTQTLEVARLVTDWAGQGPIDLPGCRAARRGGLVEFTAPPTGI
- a CDS encoding serine hydrolase domain-containing protein; its protein translation is MSTTVQPTVPAAPLEGHVDDRFAGLRDEFARQLESGEELGASLAVIVDGEPVVDLWGGWADPERTSPWQRDTITNVWSISKTVAALAALLLIDRGELDPDAPVAQYWPEFAAAGKEQVLVRHLLNHTSGVSGWAQPVEAADILDDEAAAARLAAQPGWWPAGLASGYHLLNYGTLIGEVVRRVTGRTLGQFVADELTGPLGADFWLGLPESEDHRVSNVVPPPPPQGLELLPPDSPAFKTYTGPGLAAEITWTRPWRAAGIGGAGGQGNARAVALLNSLIAQGGEASGIRLLSPATIDRVFAEHTQGVDLVLGVPLRFGLGYAVSDPASTPAIPEGRVAFWGGWGGSIVIADADRRMTFAYVMNRMSPGLIGSPRSDAYTRAVYAALNA
- a CDS encoding peptidoglycan DD-metalloendopeptidase family protein, with protein sequence MRCCVRFRRIDDPEECGCGPTPAEQRALASGVTRRGALTVGAFGLIAAGALAAPFAPIAFAAGYPSWDDVQRAKQNEAAKGAEIGRIEKLINDLTADVAYKQAEAERLALDYLAAQEAYEAAVERAESLQAQADAEQARALEAAQKAGRVAAQLYRNGGDDTSLELFFSGSAATADDLLARLGTMDKLLAANQAVYTDAVSARDNAQSLSDQASVAREARDELKKQAEAAMVQAQAAAEAAQAALAAQTEHLGTLQAQLAALKDNTAKTVAGYQAGVEAERKAREERERKAREAAAEAERRAREEAERIARENAARPPASGGGGGGGGGGGGGGGGGAPGGSGGGQGWVRPHGGWISSWFGNRGTICSNGYCTSGHKGIDFANGCGASIYAAAAGRVVFAAWTPSWGNYVQIDHGGGIVSAYAHIRHGGFAVGYGQNVSAGQVIAYAGDTGISQGCHLHFEIYSGGVRIDPAPFLRNRGISV
- a CDS encoding glutaredoxin domain-containing protein encodes the protein MTEQTASLTVFGADWCRDCRRTKAQLDSLGVTYTYIDLEADPAAADVAREISGRMNIPVVVYPDATFHVEPANSDVEAKLRELSLV
- a CDS encoding MFS transporter, with protein sequence MGTGATPHGLSRETVARYAAGSIGTGGFATLPGLVLTYYLTDNLGVTALLAGVIVTAAKVWDVVVDPLIGVWTDRDLARHGSRRRLMALGALTLPIFFALTFAAPPELGPTVAAVWVLVAFVLTATAFSLFQVPYVALPAELTDGYDARTRLLTWRVVVLTFAILLFGAGGPLLRGITGDPTTGYLVMGIVAGVVLGAGMLVATGVAGRARSRRSAMTAAGTSAAEQAALTADRAGDDRTPRFSRDASTPGGGARDNFRAGFEALQRSPAFRALLATYFLQALATGMMLAGAQYLATWVLRSEDAVSLLFVALIAPALLAALGWGRIARRVGKERAFAFAAVLFALASLSTVCALWSPGAWIYAPVAVAGIAYAGMQSLPMAMLPDVIAHDARLFGPGRAGAFGGMWTAGETAGFALGAGALAVVLAVTGYVASVAGQSVTQPEAALDGIVLSFSVVPAALVAVSLVTLAGYRLRRRDIE
- a CDS encoding DUF5692 family protein; translated protein: MFLYESIPWYSWAMFGVVLVALIALNEVTRRWKWAGIAFFVALPIFLTIFVWPNTAGEGSSTGTWFHWVKVYSALIGCLGFMLIRYVPRLAANRWMLLFPPLILAINIGEAVIRDFEVAGLQGMHDGVFMVGGPWNYMNAIAGILNLVTICGWAGIIVSRDKSKDMIWPDMMWFWVIAYDLWNFAYVYNCVGDHSFYAGAALLISCTIPAFFIKKGAWLQHRAHTLALWMMFTMAVPTFVTSSPFAVQSSHNPTALFVVSAISLAANIAVAAYQLRTIIKLRKNPLRDELYTELPQYQEVREANVPLEAPAARPVSRKTEPLATV
- a CDS encoding TetR-like C-terminal domain-containing protein, with product MAESADPQHRSDARRALAAALKARLRTEPLDKVTVTELTRDCGLTRQAFYYHFADVRGLAVWVFETEVAGRVRSFASDLGWADGLVRLMLYMRENRAATLAVLDGLGRSGLERFLFAQMRPITESVVDREGAPARPQDRVLVVDFYTSAVLAVVLRWVSDGMVEHPYRVVGDLEIMLHGAVHESVHRLDARALDAQERRTK
- a CDS encoding glycosyltransferase: MDLTIIVPTYNEGPNVVELLRRIGAVLDGRDFEVLFVDDSTDDTPAIVRAAAAASPFPVRLLHRDRPVDGLGGAVLEGFRMARAPWCLVMDGDLQHPPEAIPSLLERADAGDVDIVVASRYAAGGTSTGLADATRTTVSLASTLLTKSMFPRKLAGCSDPMTGFFLVDRGALDLDALHPRGFKILLEILARRQLRIGEVPFSFAQRHAGASKASFRQGLRFLTQLTALRFGRMSAFALVGGFGAVVNLAIMWGLMRLGVEYVVAAVIASEVTIIGNFLLLEYLVFADMRAESGLMRHRFAKSFLFNNAEAMIRIPVLWLLVEATHISAVLAAALTLIAAFIVRFVFHALVVYAPRRSTRAAAAAAARRRVRLGAER